One segment of Streptomyces sp. NBC_01463 DNA contains the following:
- a CDS encoding helix-turn-helix domain-containing protein — protein MNDDGALTVAELVQHGALPDVTVHGTAGRRSEIRNVRIVDELDALERLEPHAAIVLTGRIAEAGWTVETALRKAWEQAAACVVISGSPVHAASVGELAARLGVPLLVVREPALDAAVRIASAVAQPEAGRTALVAHAARRLAAAGPHAGPVLAALHAVLPATDVALTDATGTVIGGRSAALGEPAAPGKDGKDGKDGKDGKESKAQAHAAVRVALPVPDPDRPDGTALVTLHARSRSRAAGWEKTVTSVLELAVTPLTAWAANRRLSAERSGRTATLLLTRFLAAEPAADTRALAAGLGWPMRGPFVAYALKPVASWTGGQDPGPALTALWAGRGPGGPLVAHDDCWVAWQSVPAPDGGDPVAGAESRLRAALADIGGYVPVAGGVAGAAAGLPGLGAALADARAAAGVAAAGAPGGVVRADRLGTAQLLAALPAAALRGPATAVLAPLLEADRDGTLLRTLAAVLDTGAALSPAATALGVHRNTVAARLDRIRSLGFDPDDPAQRLALHLACRVLLGGDQGLSRQESRDSPQGLSDGSGADTP, from the coding sequence GTGAACGACGACGGGGCCCTGACCGTCGCGGAACTTGTCCAGCACGGCGCCCTTCCGGACGTCACCGTGCACGGGACCGCCGGACGCCGCTCCGAGATCCGCAACGTCCGCATCGTCGACGAACTCGACGCGCTGGAACGCCTGGAGCCGCACGCGGCGATCGTCCTCACCGGCCGGATCGCCGAGGCGGGATGGACCGTCGAGACGGCGCTGCGCAAGGCGTGGGAACAGGCCGCCGCCTGTGTGGTGATCTCGGGCTCACCCGTGCACGCCGCGTCCGTGGGGGAACTCGCGGCGCGTCTCGGCGTACCCCTGCTGGTCGTCCGTGAACCGGCACTCGACGCCGCCGTGCGCATCGCGTCGGCCGTCGCCCAGCCCGAGGCCGGCCGCACCGCGCTCGTCGCCCACGCGGCACGCCGGCTGGCCGCGGCGGGACCGCACGCCGGGCCCGTACTCGCGGCCCTGCACGCCGTCCTGCCGGCCACCGACGTGGCGCTGACGGATGCCACGGGCACGGTCATCGGCGGCCGTTCGGCCGCACTCGGCGAACCGGCCGCACCCGGCAAGGACGGGAAGGACGGGAAGGACGGAAAGGATGGGAAGGAAAGCAAGGCACAGGCGCACGCGGCCGTACGGGTGGCGCTCCCCGTTCCCGACCCCGACCGTCCGGACGGGACGGCGCTGGTCACGCTCCACGCCCGTTCCCGGTCCCGGGCCGCGGGCTGGGAGAAGACCGTCACGTCCGTCCTGGAACTCGCCGTCACCCCCCTGACGGCGTGGGCGGCCAACCGCCGCCTCTCCGCAGAACGTTCGGGCCGCACCGCCACGCTCCTGCTCACCCGGTTCCTCGCGGCGGAACCGGCCGCCGACACCCGGGCGCTCGCGGCGGGCCTCGGCTGGCCGATGCGGGGCCCGTTCGTCGCGTACGCGCTGAAGCCGGTGGCGTCGTGGACCGGGGGACAGGACCCGGGGCCCGCGCTCACCGCGCTGTGGGCGGGCCGTGGACCCGGCGGACCCCTCGTCGCGCACGACGACTGCTGGGTCGCCTGGCAGTCCGTCCCGGCCCCGGACGGCGGTGACCCGGTCGCCGGGGCCGAGAGCCGGCTGCGCGCCGCCCTGGCGGACATCGGCGGGTACGTGCCCGTGGCCGGAGGCGTCGCGGGCGCGGCAGCCGGACTGCCCGGGCTCGGCGCCGCGCTCGCCGACGCCCGGGCCGCCGCCGGGGTGGCGGCGGCCGGCGCGCCCGGCGGCGTGGTGCGCGCCGACCGGCTCGGCACCGCGCAGCTCCTGGCGGCCCTGCCCGCGGCCGCGTTGCGCGGCCCGGCGACCGCGGTCCTCGCCCCGCTCCTCGAAGCGGACCGCGACGGCACCCTGCTGCGCACCCTCGCGGCCGTCCTCGACACGGGAGCCGCGCTGAGCCCCGCCGCGACGGCCCTCGGCGTCCACCGCAACACCGTGGCCGCGCGCCTGGACCGCATCAGGTCCCTGGGGTTCGACCCGGACGACCCGGCGCAGCGGCTCGCCCTCCATCTGGCCTGCCGGGTGCTGCTCGGCGGCGACCAAGGGCTGTCCCGCCAGGAATCGCGGGACAGCCCTCAGGGTCTGTCAGACGGATCAGGGGCGGACACACCTTAG
- a CDS encoding hydantoinase B/oxoprolinase family protein: MTHATHSDGSGIDPVTTEIIRCALLQAAEDMNTTLIRSSYTPTIYEAKDCAVALMDRDHNVLGQSSGLPIFLGNLEECTRATERMYGPGVWQPGDVWVLNDSYIGGTHLNDVTVYAPIHVEGELVGFAASRAHWIDMGSKDPGGSMDSTTIYQEGLRMGPLKIYEAGEPCTLTHDLIARQVRFPQPTLGDMRAQVACARTGARRLAEIVRRWGMDTLLAARDAIFEQTERLERAQIAAIPDGVYEATGHLDNDGIDLGTPLHVTVKVTIDGDRMTMDVTDCAEQATGPVNCGAAQTVAACRVGYKLLVSGEVPLNGGSFKPLDVLTRPGTMLAAVEPAACQYYYSHLGLLIDLVVKALAPAVPDRAAAASYGDSMIVQFTGLDPRTGKLFVSQEATVGGWGAWESGDGESCLINNVNGSLRDMPVEVLETLFPVRVEEYAVRSGSGGQGRTRGGDGVVRQYRFTADQDLSLWWERSVTPAWGLFGGEEGAPPRVTLNPGRDDERSLLKANALPVREGDVLRCESGGGGGFGPVGHDTP; encoded by the coding sequence ATGACCCACGCGACGCATTCGGACGGGTCCGGGATCGACCCGGTCACCACCGAGATCATCCGCTGCGCGCTGCTGCAGGCCGCGGAGGACATGAACACCACCCTGATCCGCTCCTCGTACACGCCCACGATCTACGAGGCCAAGGACTGCGCGGTCGCCCTCATGGACCGCGACCACAACGTCCTGGGCCAGTCGTCCGGGCTGCCGATCTTCCTCGGCAACCTGGAGGAGTGCACCCGGGCCACGGAGCGGATGTACGGGCCCGGCGTCTGGCAGCCCGGTGACGTCTGGGTCCTCAACGACTCCTACATCGGCGGCACCCACCTCAACGACGTCACGGTGTACGCGCCCATCCACGTCGAAGGCGAACTCGTCGGCTTCGCGGCCTCCCGCGCCCACTGGATCGACATGGGCTCCAAGGACCCGGGCGGTTCCATGGACTCGACGACGATCTACCAGGAGGGCCTGCGCATGGGCCCGCTGAAGATCTACGAGGCCGGCGAACCGTGCACGCTCACCCATGACCTGATTGCCCGTCAGGTGCGCTTCCCGCAGCCGACCCTCGGCGACATGCGGGCCCAGGTCGCCTGCGCCCGCACCGGTGCCCGGCGGCTGGCGGAGATCGTGCGGCGCTGGGGCATGGACACCCTGCTCGCCGCCCGCGACGCCATCTTCGAGCAGACGGAGCGGCTGGAGCGCGCCCAGATCGCGGCGATCCCGGACGGGGTGTACGAGGCGACGGGGCACCTCGACAACGACGGGATCGACCTCGGCACCCCGCTGCACGTCACCGTGAAGGTCACCATCGACGGCGACCGCATGACGATGGACGTCACGGACTGCGCCGAGCAGGCGACCGGTCCGGTCAACTGCGGGGCGGCCCAGACGGTCGCCGCCTGCCGGGTCGGCTACAAGCTGCTCGTCAGCGGCGAAGTCCCGCTCAACGGCGGCTCGTTCAAGCCCCTCGACGTGCTGACGCGTCCCGGCACGATGCTCGCGGCGGTCGAACCGGCCGCCTGCCAGTACTACTACTCGCACCTGGGTCTGCTGATCGACCTGGTCGTCAAGGCGCTGGCCCCGGCCGTTCCCGACCGCGCGGCGGCTGCCTCGTACGGCGACTCGATGATCGTGCAGTTCACCGGCCTCGACCCGCGCACCGGCAAGCTGTTCGTCTCCCAGGAGGCGACGGTCGGCGGCTGGGGTGCCTGGGAGAGCGGCGACGGCGAGTCCTGCCTGATCAACAACGTCAACGGTTCGCTCCGCGACATGCCGGTGGAGGTCCTGGAGACGCTGTTCCCGGTCCGGGTCGAGGAGTACGCCGTCCGGTCCGGCTCCGGCGGGCAGGGCCGCACGCGGGGCGGTGACGGGGTGGTCCGTCAGTACCGGTTCACCGCCGACCAGGACCTGTCGCTGTGGTGGGAGCGGTCCGTCACCCCGGCCTGGGGTCTGTTCGGCGGCGAGGAGGGTGCTCCGCCCCGGGTCACGCTCAACCCCGGCCGCGACGACGAGCGTTCCCTGCTCAAGGCCAACGCGCTGCCGGTCCGGGAGGGCGATGTGCTGCGCTGCGAGAGCGGCGGCGGGGGCGGGTTCGGCCCCGTGGGGCACGACACTCCCTAA
- a CDS encoding hydantoinase/oxoprolinase family protein has product MTYRVAMDIGGTFTDVVAYDETRGTYLAAKAPTTPGDLAEGVFASLGRAVDDPGDISFFVHGTTQGLNALLERKGARVLLLTSAGMRDVYRIARGNRDRMFDLHYRKPAPLVGTADTAEAGGRLDWRGTELVPLDEEAVRAAARRARAEGFAAVAVSFLFSYVDPAHELRAGEILAEELGDDVMVVLSHQVAREWREYERTSSAVLDAYTGPVVRRYLGRIEERFAERGLAVPVQVMQSSGGIVNAAYARRHPLQTLLSGPVGGTMGGTAAAALLGRPNAICVDMGGTSFDVSLVLDGRPDVSNEGSADGFPVLMPLVNLHTIGAGGGSLAYAEAGGLRVGPESAGAVPGPACYGRGGTRATVTDANAVLGRVDPEWFAGGHMTLDVAAARRAVGELAGELGLGPMELASGICSVANAKMAQAIRTLTVEHGREPREFVLLAFGGAGPMHAVEIARELGVEEVVVPRFPGAFSAWGMLGTEVRRDLTRQFFTPGDTLDGDAMAGALAGLEADGLTALGEQQIPAERRRVEHAVDMRYEGQDYTLTVPLTDAAEPAAEGFLESVADRFAALHERRYGHATPGAPVEFVTLRTTALGALPPLEPAVFAPETGGAPTPRNKSVHFDGTVHDTPVLRREQLSAGTHLAGPAIIVEATSTTVVPPDATVTVDAHGFLVIKLGGAS; this is encoded by the coding sequence ATGACGTACCGGGTGGCCATGGACATCGGTGGCACGTTCACCGATGTCGTCGCGTACGACGAGACGCGCGGCACCTATCTCGCAGCAAAGGCCCCGACCACGCCGGGCGATCTGGCGGAGGGCGTCTTCGCCTCGCTGGGCAGAGCCGTCGACGATCCGGGCGACATCTCGTTCTTCGTGCACGGCACCACGCAGGGGCTGAACGCCCTGCTGGAGCGCAAGGGCGCCCGCGTCCTGCTGCTCACCTCCGCCGGGATGCGGGACGTCTACCGCATCGCCCGCGGCAACCGTGACCGCATGTTCGACCTGCACTACCGCAAGCCGGCCCCCCTGGTCGGCACGGCGGACACCGCCGAGGCCGGCGGGCGGCTCGACTGGCGCGGCACCGAGCTGGTGCCCCTCGACGAGGAGGCGGTCCGCGCGGCCGCGCGGCGGGCCCGCGCGGAGGGCTTCGCGGCGGTCGCCGTGTCGTTCCTGTTCAGCTATGTCGACCCGGCGCACGAGCTGCGCGCCGGGGAGATCCTCGCCGAGGAGCTGGGCGATGACGTCATGGTCGTCCTCTCGCACCAGGTGGCGCGCGAGTGGCGGGAGTACGAGCGCACGTCGTCGGCCGTGCTGGACGCGTACACCGGCCCGGTCGTACGCCGCTACCTCGGCCGGATCGAGGAACGGTTCGCCGAGCGCGGACTGGCGGTGCCGGTCCAGGTGATGCAGTCGTCGGGCGGCATCGTCAACGCCGCGTACGCCCGCCGCCACCCGCTGCAGACACTGCTGTCGGGGCCGGTCGGCGGCACGATGGGCGGCACCGCGGCGGCCGCGCTGCTGGGGCGGCCCAACGCGATCTGCGTCGACATGGGCGGCACGTCCTTCGACGTGTCACTGGTCCTGGACGGGCGCCCGGACGTCTCCAACGAGGGCTCCGCGGACGGCTTCCCGGTGCTGATGCCCCTGGTGAACCTGCACACCATCGGCGCGGGCGGCGGTTCGCTCGCCTACGCCGAGGCGGGCGGTCTGCGGGTCGGCCCGGAGTCCGCGGGCGCGGTGCCCGGTCCCGCCTGTTACGGCCGCGGTGGCACCCGCGCCACGGTCACCGACGCGAACGCGGTGCTCGGCCGGGTGGACCCGGAGTGGTTCGCGGGCGGCCACATGACGCTCGATGTCGCGGCGGCGCGGCGTGCCGTCGGCGAGCTGGCCGGTGAGCTGGGCCTCGGGCCCATGGAGCTGGCGAGCGGCATCTGCTCGGTGGCCAATGCCAAGATGGCGCAGGCCATCCGTACCCTGACGGTCGAACACGGCCGGGAGCCGCGGGAGTTCGTACTCCTCGCGTTCGGCGGGGCGGGCCCGATGCACGCCGTCGAGATCGCGCGCGAGCTGGGTGTGGAAGAGGTCGTGGTCCCCCGTTTCCCCGGTGCGTTCTCCGCGTGGGGCATGCTCGGCACCGAGGTGCGGCGCGATCTGACCCGCCAGTTCTTCACGCCGGGCGACACGCTCGACGGCGACGCGATGGCCGGTGCGCTCGCGGGCCTGGAGGCCGACGGTCTGACCGCGCTCGGCGAGCAGCAGATCCCGGCGGAGCGGCGCCGCGTCGAGCACGCGGTGGACATGCGCTACGAGGGCCAGGACTACACCCTGACCGTGCCCCTGACCGACGCCGCCGAACCGGCAGCGGAGGGCTTCCTCGAATCGGTCGCCGACCGCTTCGCCGCGCTGCACGAGCGCCGCTACGGGCATGCCACACCCGGTGCCCCGGTCGAGTTCGTGACGCTGCGCACCACGGCACTGGGCGCGCTGCCGCCGCTGGAGCCCGCCGTGTTCGCACCGGAGACGGGCGGGGCGCCGACGCCCCGCAACAAGTCCGTCCACTTCGACGGCACGGTCCACGACACCCCCGTGCTGCGGCGCGAGCAGCTGTCCGCCGGCACTCATCTGGCAGGTCCCGCGATCATCGTCGAGGCCACCTCCACCACCGTCGTCCCGCCGGACGCGACCGTCACCGTCGACGCGCACGGCTTCCTCGTCATCAAGCTCGGAGGCGCATCCTGA